Proteins from a genomic interval of Ramlibacter algicola:
- the secE gene encoding preprotein translocase subunit SecE, whose amino-acid sequence MATTQVETVSTGADKAKLGVAIALVIGALAAFYLLGRQGAVAQWGALVLGLAAAFVVFMTAEAGKELAAFGRDAWKEVKKVVWPTRKESLQMTLYVFGFVVVMALFLFATDKTLEWVLYDLVLGWKH is encoded by the coding sequence ATGGCCACTACGCAAGTTGAAACCGTCAGCACGGGCGCCGACAAGGCCAAGCTCGGCGTCGCGATCGCCCTGGTGATCGGCGCGCTGGCGGCGTTCTACCTCCTGGGCCGCCAGGGCGCGGTCGCGCAATGGGGCGCGCTGGTGCTCGGCCTGGCCGCGGCGTTCGTCGTGTTCATGACCGCCGAGGCGGGCAAGGAACTGGCCGCCTTCGGCCGCGACGCCTGGAAGGAAGTCAAGAAGGTCGTCTGGCCGACCCGCAAGGAGTCGCTGCAGATGACTCTGTACGTGTTCGGATTCGTGGTGGTCATGGCGCTGTTCCTGTTCGCCACCGACAAGACCCTGGAGTGGGTGCTGTACGACCTGGTCCTGGGCTGGAAGCATTGA
- the nusG gene encoding transcription termination/antitermination protein NusG: MSDTDTTDTGAPETPAKPVNPDLRWYVVHAYSGMEKAVERNIRERIVRSGMEDKFGEIMVPTEEVVEIKNGQKKTSQRRFYPGYVLVQMVMDDDTWHLVKHTNKVTGFVGGAKNRPAPISEDEVAKILGQMEEGVEKPRHKVEFVVGEYVRVKDGPFTDFNGTVEEVNYEKSKVRVSVTIFGRATPVELEFSQVEKT, from the coding sequence ATGAGCGACACCGACACCACCGACACCGGCGCCCCTGAGACGCCCGCCAAGCCGGTCAACCCCGACCTGCGCTGGTACGTCGTGCACGCGTACTCGGGCATGGAAAAGGCCGTCGAGCGCAACATCCGCGAGCGCATCGTGCGCTCGGGCATGGAAGACAAGTTCGGCGAGATCATGGTCCCGACCGAGGAAGTGGTCGAGATCAAGAACGGCCAGAAGAAGACGTCGCAGCGCCGCTTCTACCCCGGCTACGTGCTGGTGCAGATGGTGATGGACGACGACACCTGGCACCTGGTCAAGCACACCAACAAGGTGACCGGCTTCGTCGGCGGCGCCAAGAACCGCCCGGCTCCGATCTCCGAGGACGAGGTCGCCAAGATCCTCGGCCAGATGGAAGAGGGCGTCGAGAAGCCGCGCCACAAGGTCGAATTCGTGGTGGGCGAGTACGTGCGAGTCAAGGACGGCCCGTTCACCGACTTCAACGGCACGGTCGAGGAAGTCAACTACGAAAAGAGCAAGGTCCGCGTGTCGGTGACCATCTTCGGTCGCGCGACGCCGGTCGAGCTCGAGTTCTCGCAAGTCGAGAAGACTTGA
- the rplK gene encoding 50S ribosomal protein L11, giving the protein MAKKIVGFVKLQVPAGKANPSPPIGPALGQRGLNIMEFCKAFNAQTQGVEPGLPLPVVITAYADKSFTFIIKTPPATVLIKKAVKIDKGSSKPHSDKVGKITRAQLEEIAKTKLKDMNAADVDAAIKTLAGSARSMGITVEGV; this is encoded by the coding sequence ATGGCAAAGAAGATCGTCGGCTTCGTCAAGCTGCAAGTGCCAGCTGGCAAGGCCAACCCGTCGCCCCCCATCGGTCCCGCGCTGGGCCAGCGCGGCCTCAACATCATGGAGTTCTGCAAGGCGTTCAACGCGCAGACCCAGGGTGTCGAGCCGGGCCTGCCGCTGCCCGTCGTGATCACCGCGTACGCGGACAAGAGCTTCACCTTCATCATCAAGACGCCGCCCGCGACCGTCCTGATCAAGAAGGCCGTGAAGATCGACAAGGGCTCGTCCAAGCCGCACAGCGACAAGGTCGGCAAGATCACCCGCGCGCAGCTGGAAGAGATCGCCAAGACCAAGCTGAAGGACATGAACGCCGCCGACGTCGACGCCGCCATCAAGACGCTGGCCGGCTCGGCTCGTTCGATGGGCATCACCGTGGAGGGCGTGTAA
- the rplA gene encoding 50S ribosomal protein L1 — MTKLTKKQKALEGKVDSNKLYPLTDAITIVKEAATAKFDESIDVAVQLGIDAKKSDQVVRGAVVLPNGTGKTKRVAVFAQGAKAEEAKAAGADIVGMDDLAARVKAGDMPFDVVIAAPDAMRVVGTLGQILGPRGLMPNPKVGTVTPDVATAVKNAKAGQVQFRVDKAGIVHATIGRRSFDADKLQGNLAALIDALNKSKPASSKGVYLRKVAVSSTMGLGVRVDIQSLTAQA; from the coding sequence ATGACCAAGCTGACCAAGAAGCAGAAAGCCCTCGAGGGCAAGGTCGACAGCAACAAGCTGTACCCGCTGACCGACGCGATCACGATCGTCAAGGAAGCGGCCACCGCCAAGTTCGATGAATCCATCGACGTGGCCGTGCAGCTGGGCATCGACGCCAAGAAGTCCGACCAGGTCGTCCGCGGCGCCGTCGTGCTGCCCAACGGCACCGGCAAGACCAAGCGCGTCGCCGTGTTCGCCCAGGGCGCCAAGGCCGAGGAAGCCAAGGCCGCCGGTGCCGACATCGTCGGCATGGACGACCTGGCCGCCCGCGTGAAGGCCGGCGACATGCCGTTCGACGTGGTGATCGCCGCCCCCGACGCGATGCGCGTGGTCGGCACGCTGGGCCAGATCCTCGGCCCGCGCGGCCTGATGCCGAACCCGAAGGTCGGCACGGTGACCCCGGACGTCGCCACGGCGGTGAAGAACGCCAAGGCCGGCCAGGTGCAGTTCCGCGTCGACAAGGCGGGCATCGTGCACGCCACCATCGGCCGCCGCTCGTTCGACGCCGACAAGCTGCAGGGCAACCTGGCGGCACTGATCGACGCGCTGAACAAGTCCAAGCCGGCGTCGAGCAAGGGCGTGTACCTGCGCAAGGTCGCGGTCTCGTCGACCATGGGCCTGGGCGTCCGCGTGGACATCCAGTCGCTGACGGCGCAGGCCTGA
- the rplJ gene encoding 50S ribosomal protein L10 yields MSLNRSEKQAVIDEVTGLAAKAQTLVMAEYRGITVADMTKLRSEARSKGVNLSVLKNTLARRAVAGSQFDVVSDQMSGPLIYGFSVDAVAAAKVVADFAKTNDKLVIRGGAFAGKALDVNGVKQLASIPSKEVLLAQLCGLLMSPMSRTAVVLGALAKKKEEAAAA; encoded by the coding sequence TTGAGTCTGAATCGCAGTGAGAAGCAAGCGGTGATCGATGAGGTCACCGGCCTCGCCGCAAAAGCTCAAACGCTGGTGATGGCGGAATACCGCGGCATCACGGTGGCTGACATGACCAAACTGCGCTCCGAAGCGCGCAGCAAGGGCGTGAACCTGAGTGTTCTGAAGAACACCCTGGCCCGCCGTGCTGTCGCCGGGAGCCAGTTCGACGTCGTCAGCGACCAAATGTCCGGCCCGCTGATCTACGGGTTTTCCGTGGACGCCGTGGCCGCCGCGAAAGTGGTGGCCGATTTCGCGAAGACCAACGACAAGCTGGTCATTCGCGGTGGTGCGTTCGCGGGCAAGGCCCTGGACGTCAACGGCGTCAAGCAACTGGCCAGCATCCCGTCGAAGGAAGTGCTGCTGGCCCAGCTTTGCGGGCTGCTGATGTCGCCGATGTCGCGTACGGCCGTGGTGCTGGGCGCGCTGGCGAAGAAGAAGGAAGAGGCGGCGGCTGCCTGA
- the rplL gene encoding 50S ribosomal protein L7/L12 produces MAFDKDAFLTALDSMSVMELNDLVKAIEEKFGVSAAAMAAPAAGGAGAGAAAAAEEKTEFTVMLLEAGANKVSVIKAVREITGLGLKEAKDLVDGAPKPVKEGIAKADADAAKKKLEEAGAKVELK; encoded by the coding sequence ATGGCATTCGACAAAGACGCATTCCTGACGGCGCTGGACAGCATGTCCGTCATGGAACTCAACGACCTGGTCAAGGCGATCGAAGAGAAGTTCGGCGTGTCCGCCGCCGCGATGGCCGCCCCGGCCGCCGGTGGTGCCGGTGCTGGCGCCGCTGCCGCCGCCGAAGAGAAGACCGAATTCACCGTGATGCTGCTGGAAGCCGGCGCCAACAAGGTGTCGGTCATCAAGGCCGTGCGCGAAATCACCGGCCTGGGCCTCAAGGAAGCCAAGGACCTGGTGGACGGCGCGCCGAAGCCCGTCAAGGAAGGCATCGCCAAGGCCGACGCCGACGCCGCCAAGAAGAAGCTGGAAGAAGCCGGCGCCAAGGTCGAACTCAAGTAA
- the rpoB gene encoding DNA-directed RNA polymerase subunit beta, with the protein MAYSYTERKRIRKSFGKRDSVLEVPYLLQMQKDAYTAFLQADVAPQKRTTEGLQAAFDAAFPIVSHNGFVEMKFIEYNLAKPAFDVRECQTRGLTFASAVRAKVQLIIYDRESSTPQSKVVKEVKEQEVYMGEVPLMTDKGSFIINGTERVIVSQLHRSPGVFFEHDKGKTHSSGKLLFSARIIPYRGSWLDFEFDPKDILYFRVDRRRKMPVTILLKAIGLNPESILANFFVNDNFRLMDSGAQLEFVSERLRGEVARFDITDKSGKVVVAKDKRVTARHTRELEQSGTTHISVPEDFLVGRVVARNIVDQDTGEIIAKANDELTEALLKKLRAAGVQEIQCIYTNELDQGPYISQTLRMDETVDEFAARVAIYRMMRPGEPPTEDAVQALFQRLFYNPDTYDLSRVGRMKFNAKIGREETTGPMVLTNDDILAVVKILVDLRNGRGEVDDIDHLGNRRVRCVGELAENQYRTGLARIEKAVKERLGQAEQEPLMPHDLINSKPISAALKEFFGASQLSQFMDQTNPLSEITHKRRVSALGPGGLTRERAGFEVRDVHVTHYGRVCPIETPEGPNIGLINSLALYARLNEYGFIETPYRRVVDGKVTMEIDYLSAIEEGKYVIAQANAALDEQGRLTGELVSARERGESILVSADRIQYMDVSPAQIVSVAASLVPFLEHDDANRALMGANMQRQAVPVLRPEKAFVGTGIERVSAVDSGTVVTANRGGVVDYVDATRIVVRVNDDEAQAGEVGVDIYNLIKYQRSNQNTNIHQRPIVKRGDKIAKGDVVADGASTDLGELALGQNMLVAFMPWNGYNFEDSILISERVVADDRYTSIHIEELVVMARDTKLGPEEITRDIPNLSEQQLNRLDESGIIYVGAEVMPGDVLVGKVTPKGETTLTPEEKLLRAIFGEKASDVKDTSLRVDQGSQGTVIDVQVFTREGIQRDKRAQQIIDDELKRFRLDLNDQLRIVEADAFDRIEKLLNGKVANGGPQKLAKGTKIDREYLQSIEKYHWFDVRPADDDVAAQLESIKNSIEQQRHSFDLAFEEKRKKLTQGDELPAGVLKMVKVYLAVKRRLQPGDKMAGRHGNKGVVSKIVPVEDMPYMADGTPCDIVLNPLGVPSRMNVGQVLEVHLGWAAKGIGQRIGDMLQQQARMADLRKFLDGLYNASGTKENLSELSDEQVIEMATELTKGVPFATPVFDGAAEKEIRSMLHLAFPEDVAKTKGLTATRTQAHLFDGRTGEQFDRPVTVGYMHVLKLHHLVDDKMHARSTGPYSLVTQQPLGGKAQFGGQRFGEMEVWALEAYGASYTLQEMLTVKSDDVQGRTKVYESIVKGEHAIEAGMPESFNVLVKEIRSLGLDMELERS; encoded by the coding sequence ATGGCTTATTCCTATACCGAACGCAAGCGTATCCGCAAGAGTTTCGGCAAGCGTGACAGCGTGCTCGAAGTTCCGTACCTGCTGCAGATGCAGAAGGATGCGTACACGGCATTCCTGCAGGCCGACGTTGCGCCGCAGAAACGCACCACCGAGGGCCTGCAGGCCGCCTTCGACGCCGCGTTCCCGATCGTCTCCCACAACGGGTTCGTGGAGATGAAGTTCATCGAATACAACCTGGCCAAGCCCGCGTTCGACGTGCGCGAGTGCCAGACCCGTGGCCTCACCTTCGCCTCGGCCGTGCGCGCCAAGGTGCAACTGATCATCTACGACCGCGAGTCCTCGACCCCGCAGAGCAAGGTGGTCAAGGAAGTGAAGGAGCAGGAGGTCTACATGGGCGAGGTGCCCCTGATGACCGACAAGGGCTCGTTCATCATCAACGGCACCGAGCGCGTGATCGTCTCGCAGCTGCACCGCTCGCCCGGCGTGTTCTTCGAACACGACAAGGGCAAGACGCACAGCTCGGGCAAGCTGCTGTTCTCGGCCCGGATCATCCCGTACCGCGGCTCGTGGCTGGACTTCGAGTTCGACCCGAAGGACATCCTGTACTTCCGCGTCGACCGCCGCCGCAAGATGCCGGTGACGATCCTGCTGAAGGCCATCGGCCTGAACCCGGAATCGATCCTGGCGAACTTCTTCGTCAACGACAACTTCCGTCTGATGGACAGCGGCGCGCAGCTGGAGTTCGTCTCCGAGCGCCTGCGCGGCGAAGTCGCGCGCTTCGACATCACCGACAAGTCGGGCAAGGTCGTCGTCGCCAAGGACAAGCGCGTCACGGCGCGCCACACGCGCGAGCTGGAGCAGTCCGGCACCACCCACATCTCCGTGCCCGAGGACTTCCTCGTCGGCCGCGTGGTGGCGCGCAACATCGTCGACCAGGACACCGGCGAGATCATCGCCAAGGCCAACGACGAACTGACCGAAGCCCTGCTGAAGAAGCTGCGCGCCGCTGGCGTGCAGGAGATCCAGTGCATCTACACGAACGAGCTGGACCAGGGCCCGTACATCAGCCAGACGCTGCGCATGGACGAGACGGTCGACGAGTTCGCCGCCCGCGTCGCCATCTACCGCATGATGCGCCCCGGCGAGCCGCCGACCGAGGACGCGGTGCAGGCCCTGTTCCAGCGCCTGTTCTACAACCCGGACACGTACGACCTGTCGCGCGTGGGCCGCATGAAGTTCAACGCCAAGATCGGCCGTGAAGAGACCACGGGCCCGATGGTCCTGACCAACGACGACATCCTCGCCGTGGTCAAGATCCTGGTGGACCTGCGCAACGGCCGAGGCGAGGTCGACGACATCGACCACCTGGGCAACCGCCGCGTGCGCTGCGTCGGCGAACTGGCCGAGAACCAGTACCGCACCGGCCTCGCCCGCATCGAGAAGGCGGTCAAGGAGCGCCTGGGCCAGGCCGAGCAAGAGCCGCTGATGCCGCACGACCTGATCAACTCCAAGCCGATTTCCGCGGCGCTCAAGGAGTTCTTCGGCGCGTCGCAGCTGTCGCAGTTCATGGACCAGACCAACCCGCTGTCCGAGATCACGCACAAGCGTCGCGTCTCCGCGCTCGGCCCGGGTGGCCTGACGCGCGAACGCGCCGGCTTCGAAGTGCGCGACGTGCACGTCACGCACTACGGCCGCGTGTGCCCGATCGAGACGCCGGAAGGCCCGAACATCGGCCTGATCAACTCGCTGGCCCTGTACGCCCGCCTGAACGAGTACGGCTTCATCGAGACGCCGTACCGCCGCGTGGTGGACGGCAAGGTCACGATGGAGATCGACTACCTGTCGGCCATCGAGGAAGGCAAGTACGTCATCGCGCAGGCGAACGCGGCGCTCGACGAGCAGGGCCGCCTGACCGGCGAACTGGTGTCGGCGCGCGAACGCGGCGAATCGATCCTGGTGTCGGCCGACCGCATCCAGTACATGGACGTGTCGCCGGCGCAGATCGTGTCCGTCGCCGCCTCGCTGGTGCCGTTCCTGGAGCACGACGACGCGAACCGCGCGCTGATGGGCGCCAACATGCAACGCCAGGCGGTGCCGGTGCTGCGTCCCGAGAAGGCGTTCGTCGGCACGGGCATCGAGCGCGTGTCGGCGGTCGACTCCGGCACGGTGGTCACGGCCAACCGCGGCGGCGTGGTCGACTACGTCGACGCCACCCGCATCGTGGTGCGTGTCAACGACGACGAGGCGCAAGCCGGTGAAGTCGGCGTCGACATCTACAACCTGATCAAGTACCAGCGTTCCAACCAGAACACGAACATCCACCAGCGCCCGATCGTCAAGCGCGGCGACAAGATCGCCAAGGGCGACGTCGTGGCCGACGGTGCGTCGACCGACCTGGGCGAGCTCGCGCTCGGCCAGAACATGCTGGTCGCGTTCATGCCCTGGAACGGCTACAACTTCGAGGACTCGATCCTGATCTCCGAGCGCGTCGTCGCCGACGACCGCTACACCTCGATCCACATCGAGGAACTGGTGGTCATGGCGCGCGACACGAAGCTCGGGCCGGAGGAAATCACCCGCGACATCCCGAACCTGTCGGAACAGCAGCTCAACCGCCTGGACGAGTCCGGGATCATCTACGTCGGCGCGGAAGTCATGCCCGGCGACGTGCTGGTGGGCAAGGTCACGCCGAAGGGCGAGACCACGCTGACGCCGGAAGAGAAGCTGCTGCGCGCGATCTTCGGCGAGAAGGCTTCGGACGTGAAGGACACCTCGCTGCGCGTGGACCAGGGCTCGCAAGGCACGGTGATCGACGTGCAGGTGTTCACCCGCGAAGGCATCCAGCGTGACAAGCGCGCCCAGCAGATCATCGACGACGAGCTCAAGCGCTTTCGCCTGGACCTGAACGACCAGCTGCGCATCGTCGAGGCCGACGCGTTCGACCGCATCGAGAAGCTGCTGAACGGAAAGGTCGCCAACGGCGGCCCGCAGAAGCTGGCCAAGGGCACCAAGATCGACCGCGAGTACCTGCAGTCGATCGAGAAGTACCACTGGTTCGACGTCCGCCCGGCCGACGACGACGTGGCCGCGCAGCTCGAGTCGATCAAGAACTCGATCGAGCAGCAGCGCCACAGCTTCGACCTCGCGTTCGAGGAAAAGCGCAAGAAGCTGACGCAGGGCGACGAGCTGCCCGCCGGCGTGCTGAAGATGGTCAAGGTGTACCTGGCCGTCAAGCGTCGCCTGCAGCCCGGCGACAAGATGGCCGGCCGCCACGGCAACAAGGGTGTCGTGTCCAAGATCGTCCCGGTCGAGGACATGCCCTACATGGCCGACGGCACGCCGTGCGACATCGTGCTCAACCCGCTGGGCGTGCCTTCGCGCATGAACGTGGGCCAGGTGCTGGAAGTGCACCTGGGCTGGGCGGCCAAGGGCATCGGCCAGCGCATCGGCGACATGCTGCAGCAGCAGGCCCGCATGGCCGACCTGCGCAAGTTCCTCGACGGGCTGTACAACGCCTCGGGCACCAAGGAGAACCTCTCCGAGCTCTCCGACGAGCAGGTCATCGAGATGGCCACCGAGCTGACCAAGGGCGTGCCCTTCGCCACCCCGGTGTTCGACGGCGCGGCCGAGAAGGAAATCCGCTCGATGCTGCATCTGGCGTTCCCCGAGGACGTCGCCAAGACCAAGGGCCTGACGGCCACCCGCACGCAGGCGCACCTGTTCGACGGCCGCACCGGCGAGCAGTTCGACCGCCCGGTCACCGTCGGCTACATGCACGTGCTGAAGCTGCACCACCTGGTGGACGACAAGATGCACGCCCGCTCCACGGGCCCGTACAGCCTGGTCACCCAGCAGCCGCTGGGCGGCAAGGCGCAATTCGGCGGCCAGCGCTTCGGCGAGATGGAAGTGTGGGCGCTGGAAGCCTACGGCGCGTCGTACACGCTGCAGGAAATGCTCACCGTCAAGTCCGACGACGTGCAGGGCCGCACCAAGGTGTACGAGTCCATCGTCAAGGGCGAGCACGCCATCGAAGCCGGCATGCCGGAGTCGTTCAACGTCCTGGTCAAGGAGATCCGCTCCCTGGGCCTGGACATGGAACTCGAGCGTTCTTAA